The following proteins come from a genomic window of Verrucomicrobiota bacterium:
- a CDS encoding ABC transporter permease, whose product MNALSADRSIFRSLMGRLEIRMLGLALLLGAALAALSPHFLATGNLLNLLDQSVVVGIVAIGMTFVILIGGIDLSVGSIAGLTGVLLGLSLQRFSIPVSIALAVLAGAGIGLISGFFIARFGLAAFVVTLGMMAICRSLAYICSGNTSISNLPAGLGNIVFTSVLGVPSNVLTLFVLYALAWCYLNYTKGGRTIYAVGSNREAARTAGLNVLAFSILPYIISGALSAVAITFASAEVMSIDPLAGTGLELDAIAAVVIGGASLFGGRGSIIGTLIGVFIMVMIRNGLNLMNVSPFWQGSAIGSVIIAAVLVERLLSSRSAAR is encoded by the coding sequence ATGAACGCGTTGTCCGCCGACCGATCCATTTTTCGCTCCCTGATGGGGCGCCTGGAGATCCGCATGCTCGGGCTGGCGCTCCTGCTGGGCGCCGCACTGGCGGCGCTCTCGCCGCACTTCCTCGCGACCGGCAACCTCCTTAATCTCCTCGATCAATCCGTCGTGGTGGGGATCGTGGCGATCGGCATGACGTTCGTCATCCTGATCGGCGGCATCGACCTGTCCGTGGGTTCGATCGCCGGCCTGACCGGCGTCCTCCTGGGCCTTTCCCTCCAGCGGTTCAGCATCCCCGTGTCGATCGCGCTCGCGGTTCTGGCCGGGGCCGGGATCGGACTGATCTCCGGATTTTTCATTGCCCGCTTCGGCCTCGCCGCCTTCGTCGTCACCCTCGGCATGATGGCAATTTGCCGGAGCCTGGCTTACATCTGCTCCGGAAACACCTCGATTTCGAATCTGCCCGCCGGCCTGGGCAACATCGTGTTCACGAGCGTCCTGGGCGTACCGAGCAACGTCCTGACGCTTTTCGTCCTGTACGCCCTGGCCTGGTGTTACCTGAACTACACCAAGGGCGGCCGCACCATTTACGCGGTCGGCTCCAACCGGGAAGCCGCGCGCACCGCCGGCCTCAACGTGCTTGCCTTCAGCATCCTTCCCTACATCATCTCCGGAGCCCTCTCCGCCGTGGCGATCACCTTTGCCTCGGCGGAAGTCATGTCGATCGATCCCCTCGCCGGCACCGGCCTTGAACTCGACGCGATCGCCGCGGTGGTGATTGGTGGAGCAAGCCTGTTCGGCGGCCGCGGGTCGATCATCGGCACGCTGATCGGCGTTTTCATCATGGTGATGATTCGAAACGGTTTAAACCTGATGAATGTGTCCCCCTTCTGGCAAGGTTCGGCGATCGGATCGGTGATCATCGCCGCCGTGCTGGTCGAGCGTCTTCTCTCCAGCCGATCCGCCGCCCGATAA